Within Dysosmobacter sp. Marseille-Q4140, the genomic segment TACGGGCATCTTCATACGGTAGCCAGCAAGGATGAGGAGAAGGTTGGTAAAGATCGCCGGGGGAAGGGATGTTTGCGTCTGAGTTTTAGATCTCCCCCGTTCTTTTCTGCCCGTTCCCATCATTGTTCTTCCCCCGGGAACAGGTCAGCAAATCCGCAGGAATAACGAGCCCTCATTTTTAACAGTTCGTTCCAGTCTGGGAATCGCTCTCCAGCTTCGTACCGCTGGATTGTGCGTATGTCGCAGGCGAGTTCTTCCGCAATTTCCTCTTGGGAGACGCCGGCCTTTATACGCGCCTGCTGAAGTGGATTCTCAGGATGACCTCCGCCCACTCT encodes:
- a CDS encoding helix-turn-helix transcriptional regulator: MGGGHPENPLQQARIKAGVSQEEIAEELACDIRTIQRYEAGERFPDWNELLKMRARYSCGFADLFPGEEQ